In Paenibacillus sp. 1781tsa1, one DNA window encodes the following:
- a CDS encoding cell wall metabolism sensor histidine kinase WalK — translation MRRNGVTMKLFLVMAGCLVLLYGTTVFAQLVWFPDFYQHQKVSSMKKKLSKFEQQYSNGHWSDLQLAKETGKFMRQNQSHLVILTNTGRLVNDPFHITLLQQDGSHVKVSLSLFINSENAGWITSHLKYGQELTVKGPASGSMVYPFKIQDATSAAWGTESFQESIEPVKEWSGVLTEVVLPNLATWSQRQGLLVQALDSRFPLSTEDQLALANGKMLNEEWMDSWSGVRNVITIAPVHRSGPEQQLIFSLTSLQEMREANEATRLFYAYFGIGAFILILLLALLLSRIVTKPLLALNHVAKKMSTLDFTVKSPIRRNDEIGSLSNSLNALSGTLGQTLEELRQANTQMRTDMEMKQQIEQRQRKFFADASHELKTPISIIKGYSEGLKDGVSESKRERYIEIIADEAIKMETMVEEMLDLVRLESSAIQLNTDAVALADMIEDIAGRLGPQLKDKGLDVVLVSTTEQTVEGDRSKLEQVIFNIMMNAIRHAIPHTDITIEISRREGFVHISIENKGEQIAEAERQYIWERFYRVERSRNRKMGGTGLGLAIAKQILDLHGCNYGVENTPDGVRFYIIFPKA, via the coding sequence ATGAGAAGAAATGGCGTAACGATGAAGCTTTTCCTGGTCATGGCAGGATGTCTGGTTCTGCTATATGGGACGACGGTTTTTGCCCAGTTGGTCTGGTTTCCCGACTTCTATCAGCATCAGAAGGTCAGCAGTATGAAGAAAAAGCTGTCCAAGTTCGAACAGCAATACTCCAATGGCCATTGGAGTGATTTGCAGCTAGCCAAGGAGACTGGTAAGTTCATGCGTCAGAATCAGTCACATCTGGTCATTCTGACGAATACCGGAAGATTGGTTAATGACCCGTTCCATATTACGTTGTTACAGCAGGATGGGAGTCACGTGAAGGTGTCCTTGTCCTTGTTCATCAATAGTGAGAATGCTGGCTGGATTACATCTCATCTGAAATATGGGCAGGAACTGACGGTGAAAGGCCCGGCCAGCGGGTCCATGGTTTATCCATTCAAAATCCAGGATGCCACTTCTGCCGCATGGGGAACAGAAAGCTTTCAGGAATCAATTGAACCGGTAAAGGAATGGTCAGGCGTACTGACCGAGGTAGTTCTTCCCAATCTGGCAACGTGGAGTCAGAGGCAGGGACTGCTGGTGCAAGCACTGGATAGCCGGTTCCCTTTGTCCACCGAAGACCAACTGGCCTTGGCGAATGGCAAAATGCTCAATGAAGAATGGATGGATAGCTGGAGTGGTGTTCGCAATGTGATTACTATTGCTCCAGTGCATCGTTCCGGACCTGAGCAGCAACTGATTTTCTCGCTCACCTCTCTACAGGAGATGAGGGAAGCGAATGAGGCAACACGTTTGTTCTATGCATATTTTGGCATTGGGGCATTTATATTGATTCTGTTGCTGGCGTTGCTCCTGTCCCGAATTGTAACGAAGCCGCTCTTGGCCTTGAACCATGTTGCCAAAAAAATGTCTACGCTGGATTTCACGGTGAAATCACCCATCCGGCGTAATGATGAAATCGGCAGTCTGTCGAACAGCCTTAATGCTTTATCGGGAACCTTGGGTCAGACACTGGAAGAGCTGAGGCAGGCCAACACACAGATGCGTACGGATATGGAAATGAAGCAGCAGATTGAACAGCGTCAGCGCAAGTTTTTTGCCGATGCATCACATGAACTTAAGACACCCATCAGCATCATTAAGGGATATTCCGAAGGGCTGAAGGACGGCGTGAGTGAGAGCAAGCGGGAGCGCTACATTGAGATCATTGCCGATGAGGCGATCAAAATGGAAACGATGGTTGAAGAGATGCTGGATCTGGTGCGACTGGAATCCTCAGCGATTCAATTGAATACCGATGCTGTGGCGCTGGCTGACATGATTGAAGATATCGCCGGCCGTCTGGGTCCGCAACTGAAGGACAAAGGATTGGATGTGGTGCTTGTATCCACAACAGAGCAGACGGTTGAGGGTGACCGCAGCAAGCTGGAGCAAGTTATTTTCAATATCATGATGAATGCTATACGTCACGCGATACCACATACCGATATAACTATTGAGATTAGCAGGCGTGAAGGTTTTGTCCATATTTCCATTGAGAACAAGGGCGAGCAGATCGCTGAAGCTGAGCGTCAGTATATATGGGAGAGGTTCTATCGGGTAGAGCGCTCACGTAATCGCAAAATGGGGGGAACCGGGCTCGGTCTGGCCATTGCGAAGCAGATCCTTGATCTGCACGGGTGCAATTATGGAGTGGAGAATACACCGGATGGAGTCCGTTTTTATATTATTTTTCCTAAAGCCTAG
- a CDS encoding transcriptional regulator — protein MSIDFDEAYEVWMHSLLEKETNPRVRSRIENGLEHGTLEFLRSVWFPVMKNLNHLQPEWEVRDFHNGYRYLDLAYMPGNGVKGGIEIQGYGPHARDLDVRRFKDLCWRHCLLTLDDWIFLPIAYLSIKDEPKRCQQLVLSYMGKFMATDVPPVLNWLEAETVRYAIRIIRPFAPSELATHLRITDQHARRVLHSLIDQEVLHVASGTQRYRTYILRT, from the coding sequence ATGAGCATTGATTTTGATGAGGCTTACGAAGTTTGGATGCACTCTCTTTTGGAGAAGGAAACGAACCCACGAGTGCGTTCCCGAATTGAAAATGGACTTGAACATGGCACATTGGAATTTTTGCGTTCAGTTTGGTTTCCGGTGATGAAAAATTTAAATCATTTGCAACCCGAATGGGAGGTACGTGACTTTCATAACGGCTATCGGTATCTGGATCTTGCATACATGCCAGGTAATGGCGTTAAGGGAGGTATTGAAATCCAAGGATACGGGCCACATGCTCGTGACCTGGATGTACGGCGTTTTAAAGATTTATGCTGGCGGCATTGTCTGCTAACGCTTGATGATTGGATTTTTCTGCCGATCGCGTATCTTTCCATTAAAGACGAACCGAAACGGTGCCAACAGCTCGTGCTGTCTTATATGGGTAAATTCATGGCCACAGACGTTCCTCCAGTCTTAAATTGGCTTGAAGCCGAGACTGTACGTTATGCCATACGTATCATCCGTCCTTTTGCCCCGTCGGAACTTGCTACGCATCTGCGAATTACAGATCAGCATGCTCGAAGAGTTCTTCACAGCCTGATTGATCAAGAGGTATTACATGTCGCTAGTGGCACTCAACGATATCGAACCTATATCTTACGAACATGA
- the thiD gene encoding bifunctional hydroxymethylpyrimidine kinase/phosphomethylpyrimidine kinase: protein MTIPKTLTIAGSDTSGGAGIQADLKTFQELGVYGMTVLTTVVAMEPETWDHQVFPVELNVVEAQLRTVLDGIGFDAMKTGMLGSVDIIELVAKHIRRSGLPQIVIDPVMVCKGTDEVLQPENTEAMIEFLLPGADLVTPNLFEASQLAKSGPIRSKEQMEAAAAAIHAHGSKHVLIKDRGVISPGKAMDLLYDGTNYEWFEADVVGSGYTHGAGCTTSAAITAGLARGLSVKEAVREGKAFVTKAIAGGFPLNRFVGPTLHVAHRLEQQR, encoded by the coding sequence ATGACGATTCCAAAAACATTAACAATAGCTGGTTCGGACACGAGCGGCGGTGCAGGTATTCAAGCTGATTTGAAAACTTTTCAGGAGCTGGGTGTGTATGGCATGACCGTACTGACTACGGTTGTGGCAATGGAGCCCGAAACATGGGATCACCAGGTCTTTCCTGTTGAATTAAATGTGGTTGAAGCGCAGCTTCGCACGGTTCTGGACGGCATCGGTTTCGATGCAATGAAGACAGGTATGCTCGGTTCTGTAGATATTATTGAACTGGTGGCAAAACATATTCGCCGCAGCGGTCTGCCACAGATCGTTATCGATCCGGTAATGGTCTGCAAAGGTACAGACGAAGTACTGCAACCGGAAAATACGGAAGCGATGATCGAATTCCTGTTGCCAGGTGCTGATCTGGTTACACCTAATCTGTTCGAAGCATCCCAACTGGCGAAGAGCGGACCTATTCGCTCCAAGGAACAGATGGAAGCAGCGGCAGCAGCAATTCATGCCCATGGCTCGAAACATGTTCTGATCAAGGACAGAGGTGTCATTAGCCCGGGTAAAGCAATGGATCTACTCTATGATGGAACCAACTACGAATGGTTTGAAGCCGATGTTGTCGGCTCCGGATATACGCATGGTGCGGGCTGCACAACGTCTGCGGCGATTACCGCAGGATTGGCTCGTGGTCTTTCAGTGAAAGAGGCTGTTCGTGAAGGTAAAGCCTTTGTGACCAAAGCGATTGCCGGCGGATTCCCGCTGAATCGTTTTGTTGGTCCTACACTGCATGTAGCACACCGTCTGGAGCAACAACGTTAA
- a CDS encoding cation:proton antiporter: MEFILVLALILIFTKLAGDLSVRLGQPSVLGKLIVGVILGPAMLGWVQQSDFVHYMAEIGVLLLMFIAGLETDLEQLKKNWKAAFAVAVGGIILPFIGGYSSALAFGMSQTHALFFGLLFCATSVSISVQTLKDMDQLSSREGTTILGAAVVDDVLVVVILAVMMSLLGTGGGDTSISLLIGKKLLFFIIIIAASWFIVPRIMKWMAPLKVTETVITAGLIICFGFSYFAEWMGVAGIIGAFAAGIAISQTNFKHEVETKLEPIAYGIFVPVFFVSIGLNVTFDGVGSQIWFIVVISIIAIVTKLIGGGAGARLTGFNRSSSLAIGAGMISRGEVALIIASTGLASGLLDSEYFTSVVIMVIVTTLVTPPLLKITFARKKGEKRVERGIEESHLNG, from the coding sequence ATGGAATTTATTTTGGTTCTTGCACTTATCCTGATTTTCACTAAATTGGCCGGAGATTTATCTGTACGGCTTGGTCAGCCATCCGTTTTAGGGAAACTGATTGTCGGTGTTATTCTCGGACCTGCGATGCTTGGTTGGGTTCAACAAAGTGACTTCGTCCATTATATGGCTGAAATCGGGGTACTGCTGCTAATGTTTATTGCCGGACTTGAAACAGATCTGGAGCAATTGAAGAAAAACTGGAAAGCAGCCTTTGCCGTTGCTGTGGGTGGTATTATTTTACCTTTTATTGGGGGATACAGTTCAGCCTTGGCGTTCGGTATGTCACAGACACATGCACTGTTCTTTGGACTTTTATTCTGTGCCACGTCCGTCAGCATTTCCGTTCAGACACTCAAAGACATGGATCAACTCAGCTCTCGTGAGGGTACAACCATCCTTGGTGCAGCTGTCGTCGATGATGTTCTGGTCGTTGTCATTCTTGCTGTTATGATGAGCTTGCTGGGTACAGGTGGAGGAGACACTTCAATTTCTCTGCTAATTGGCAAGAAGCTGTTATTCTTTATTATTATTATCGCTGCCAGCTGGTTCATTGTTCCACGCATCATGAAGTGGATGGCACCATTAAAAGTAACCGAGACCGTCATTACTGCGGGACTGATTATTTGTTTTGGATTCTCCTACTTTGCAGAGTGGATGGGTGTTGCCGGAATCATTGGTGCATTTGCCGCTGGGATCGCCATCTCCCAAACCAACTTCAAACATGAAGTCGAGACCAAACTGGAACCGATCGCCTACGGAATTTTTGTTCCGGTGTTCTTTGTCAGTATCGGCTTAAATGTCACCTTTGATGGTGTCGGTTCACAAATTTGGTTCATTGTCGTTATCAGTATCATCGCTATTGTAACCAAACTTATCGGTGGAGGAGCCGGTGCACGACTGACGGGATTCAACCGTTCCTCTTCGCTGGCTATTGGGGCAGGCATGATCTCCAGAGGGGAAGTTGCCCTGATTATCGCTTCAACGGGACTTGCTTCCGGATTGCTTGATTCGGAGTACTTTACCAGCGTTGTGATCATGGTTATTGTTACTACACTGGTTACTCCGCCACTCCTCAAAATCACCTTTGCACGCAAAAAAGGGGAAAAGCGAGTGGAAAGAGGAATTGAGGAATCACATTTAAACGGGTAA
- the pssA gene encoding CDP-diacylglycerol--serine O-phosphatidyltransferase produces the protein MKSLPSILTLGNLSSGMLAVIMAIHGEFALAVMMIWVAMFFDLFDGYAARKLHCEGEFGKALDSLADVVSFGTAPVLILYLNSMNEVSVLGMALTALFPVCGALRLARYNCQKTASSGFVGMPITFAGGLMSFFALWSPYFTHGVAYLVIIVLSGLMVSQIRFPSLKQVLASHEKDIVEPK, from the coding sequence ATGAAGTCTTTACCATCGATTTTAACCTTGGGGAATCTGAGTTCAGGCATGCTGGCAGTCATTATGGCTATTCATGGTGAATTTGCCCTGGCTGTAATGATGATATGGGTAGCGATGTTCTTTGATCTGTTTGATGGTTATGCAGCCCGCAAATTACATTGTGAGGGTGAGTTCGGGAAAGCCCTGGACTCGCTCGCGGATGTAGTTTCATTCGGAACAGCCCCTGTGCTGATTCTGTACCTGAACTCCATGAATGAAGTGAGTGTGCTGGGGATGGCACTGACCGCATTGTTTCCGGTTTGCGGTGCATTGCGCCTGGCTCGTTATAACTGTCAGAAGACAGCAAGCAGCGGTTTTGTCGGGATGCCGATTACATTTGCCGGTGGTCTGATGTCCTTTTTCGCGCTCTGGAGTCCTTATTTCACACATGGTGTAGCTTATCTTGTCATTATTGTATTATCCGGTCTCATGGTGAGCCAAATCCGATTCCCGTCTCTAAAACAAGTGCTAGCCTCACATGAGAAGGATATTGTGGAACCGAAATAA
- a CDS encoding aldo/keto reductase, whose product MKKNRLGTSELMVSEIGLGCMSLGTEMEPAMGLIHEALDHGVNLLDTADLYDAGRNEEIVGQAIKGRRDQVIVATKVGNRRMPGKEGWSWDPSKAYIKQAVHESLKRLQTDYIDLYQLHGGTLDDPIEETIEAFEELKKEGLIRYYGISSIRPNVIREYVKRASIVSVMNQYSVADRRAEEEVLPLLEQKGISVIARGPVASGVLADSGSAKAEKGYLDYTPEQLYTIRQGLSRLVTDQRSMAQTAIRYALSHPAVAAVVPGASSKDQLLHNIAASNSPALTTAEIQEIRELSPANLYKQHR is encoded by the coding sequence ATGAAGAAAAATCGTCTGGGTACATCCGAACTGATGGTGTCTGAGATTGGGCTGGGATGTATGTCACTTGGAACCGAAATGGAACCCGCTATGGGCCTGATTCATGAGGCTCTGGATCATGGGGTCAATCTGTTGGATACAGCCGATCTGTACGACGCAGGGCGTAATGAAGAAATTGTGGGACAAGCTATTAAGGGGCGGCGAGACCAAGTCATTGTGGCGACCAAAGTAGGTAATCGTCGTATGCCCGGCAAAGAGGGCTGGTCATGGGACCCGTCTAAAGCCTACATTAAGCAGGCTGTACATGAAAGTTTGAAGCGGTTGCAGACCGATTACATTGATCTGTATCAGCTTCATGGCGGGACCTTGGACGACCCCATCGAAGAGACGATCGAAGCGTTTGAGGAACTGAAGAAGGAAGGACTTATCCGATATTACGGAATTTCCTCCATTCGTCCTAATGTGATTCGGGAGTATGTAAAGAGGGCATCCATCGTCAGTGTGATGAACCAGTACAGTGTTGCTGACCGCAGAGCGGAAGAAGAAGTGCTGCCTTTATTGGAACAAAAGGGAATCAGTGTAATTGCCCGTGGGCCCGTAGCCAGCGGTGTGCTCGCTGATTCCGGATCTGCCAAGGCAGAAAAAGGTTATCTGGACTATACGCCAGAGCAACTATATACCATTCGGCAAGGGTTAAGTCGTCTTGTTACGGACCAACGCAGCATGGCTCAGACGGCTATTCGTTATGCGTTATCCCATCCTGCGGTAGCAGCAGTTGTCCCTGGTGCCAGTTCGAAAGACCAGTTGCTGCACAATATTGCCGCTTCGAATTCGCCTGCACTCACCACTGCAGAAATTCAGGAAATACGAGAACTTAGTCCCGCTAATCTGTACAAACAGCATCGGTAA
- a CDS encoding response regulator transcription factor, translating to MIRTVLLVEDESRIREIVADYFIKEQWNVIEAEHGVQALELLALHEVDLVILDVLMPEMDGWTLCGHIRSQSTVPIIMLTARSEDDDKIHGFQLGVDDYVTKPFSPRVLVARAETLMKRVEGALGREQGVIRFGQVTLDPWARRLEKDGIEVELAPKEYDLLLYLVRNAGIVLSRDAILNRIWGFDFEGDSRVVDTHIKKLRSKLGDEAKCIRTVIGTGYRFEAEA from the coding sequence ATGATCAGAACAGTGCTTCTGGTGGAAGATGAAAGCCGCATTCGTGAGATCGTGGCCGATTATTTCATAAAAGAACAATGGAACGTTATTGAAGCAGAACATGGAGTACAGGCATTGGAATTGCTGGCTCTGCATGAGGTGGATCTGGTCATTCTGGATGTTTTGATGCCTGAAATGGATGGATGGACGTTATGTGGGCATATTCGCTCCCAATCCACCGTACCTATTATCATGTTGACTGCACGGTCCGAGGATGACGATAAAATTCATGGCTTTCAGCTGGGTGTTGATGATTACGTCACGAAGCCGTTTAGTCCACGTGTGCTGGTTGCACGTGCAGAGACATTAATGAAACGTGTTGAAGGCGCGTTGGGACGAGAGCAGGGTGTGATTCGTTTCGGACAGGTAACCCTTGATCCATGGGCTCGGCGGCTGGAGAAGGACGGAATTGAAGTCGAGCTTGCGCCAAAGGAATATGACCTGTTGCTTTATTTGGTTCGAAATGCAGGCATTGTGTTGTCCCGGGATGCCATTTTGAATCGGATCTGGGGATTTGATTTTGAAGGAGACTCACGTGTTGTGGATACTCATATCAAGAAGCTGCGAAGTAAATTGGGTGATGAAGCCAAGTGTATCCGAACGGTGATTGGTACCGGATATCGTTTTGAGGCAGAAGCATGA
- the gpmA gene encoding 2,3-diphosphoglycerate-dependent phosphoglycerate mutase, with translation MYRVVLIRHGQSMWNVENRFTGWTDVDLTTDGYGEARKAGKIMKEQGFDFDCAYASVLKRSIRTLDIALDEMDLMWIPITKTWKLNERHYGALQGLNKQQTALKYGEDQVKEWRRSVNVSPPALDETDDRYVQDLDKYKRLGCTIPFTENLMDTSKRVLEYWNAEIKPMVSAGKRVLISAHGNTLRSLVMHLDQLSEADVMALNIPTGIPLVYELDEDLHPIGHFYLTADGSTYKHEEMTHVATPSD, from the coding sequence ATGTACAGAGTTGTTTTGATTCGCCATGGACAGAGCATGTGGAATGTAGAGAATCGTTTTACCGGTTGGACAGATGTCGATCTGACCACGGATGGTTATGGAGAAGCTCGTAAAGCAGGGAAGATCATGAAGGAACAGGGGTTTGATTTTGATTGTGCCTATGCATCTGTGCTGAAACGTTCCATTCGAACACTCGATATTGCGCTGGATGAGATGGACCTCATGTGGATTCCCATTACGAAGACTTGGAAGCTGAATGAACGCCATTATGGTGCGCTGCAAGGACTGAATAAACAGCAGACTGCTCTGAAGTATGGGGAAGACCAAGTAAAGGAATGGAGACGCTCCGTTAACGTATCTCCCCCGGCATTGGACGAAACCGATGACCGATATGTGCAGGATCTGGACAAGTACAAGCGGCTCGGATGTACTATCCCGTTTACGGAGAACCTGATGGATACATCGAAACGTGTACTGGAGTACTGGAATGCGGAGATTAAACCGATGGTGTCTGCTGGCAAAAGAGTGCTGATCTCTGCGCATGGTAACACGCTCCGTTCACTCGTCATGCATCTGGACCAATTGTCCGAAGCAGACGTGATGGCGCTCAATATCCCGACAGGCATTCCGCTTGTCTACGAATTGGATGAAGATCTGCATCCCATCGGACACTTTTATCTGACCGCCGATGGTTCTACCTACAAACATGAAGAAATGACCCATGTGGCAACGCCGTCCGATTAA
- a CDS encoding TetR/AcrR family transcriptional regulator: protein MTKINGLEPREERRDQIIRIAMERFATQGYHQTKISDIVREAGVAQGTFYWHFKSKEAIASEIILTGKEELLEAIGQGYRKDAGSVEDMVKASERLFTDLFSFAAQNRYFMELLLKGIVTEESVQRLVEETRNAVETAFRHNMERAIELGMLPQGMDVPLRAALLVSMIEGMISRWLFGSDELHSKFSAMTASSLAAEAASFEFYGLLGT from the coding sequence ATGACCAAAATCAACGGTTTGGAACCCCGTGAAGAACGGCGGGACCAAATAATACGCATAGCGATGGAGCGGTTTGCAACCCAAGGTTACCATCAGACGAAAATTTCTGATATTGTCCGTGAGGCTGGTGTGGCGCAAGGGACGTTTTACTGGCATTTCAAAAGCAAAGAAGCCATTGCTTCGGAAATTATATTAACGGGCAAGGAGGAATTGCTTGAGGCGATTGGGCAAGGATACCGCAAGGATGCCGGATCGGTAGAAGATATGGTGAAAGCATCGGAGAGGCTGTTTACAGACTTGTTCTCTTTCGCCGCACAGAATCGTTATTTTATGGAACTGTTGCTTAAAGGCATCGTGACCGAAGAATCCGTACAACGTCTGGTCGAGGAGACACGTAATGCCGTCGAGACTGCGTTCCGTCACAATATGGAACGTGCCATCGAACTCGGCATGTTGCCCCAAGGCATGGATGTACCGCTGCGAGCAGCGCTGTTGGTAAGCATGATTGAAGGCATGATATCGCGCTGGTTGTTCGGTTCGGATGAGTTGCACAGCAAGTTCTCCGCCATGACAGCTTCATCGCTGGCAGCTGAGGCAGCAAGCTTTGAATTTTACGGACTATTGGGTACATAA
- a CDS encoding DedA family protein, whose protein sequence is MEFAKEFIGQYGYFAIYGLLALGVIGMPIPDEVMMTFVGYLASISVLNYSVSIAVSFGGAFTGGLLSYMIGKKAGRPLFDKYGKWIGVNAKRFSRVESWFLKYGYWSIILGYFIPGIRHLMCCFSGMSRMAIGRYVVVSGIGAFVWCVVFISIGFYVGVLT, encoded by the coding sequence ATGGAATTTGCAAAAGAATTTATTGGTCAATATGGTTATTTCGCAATATACGGACTACTGGCTCTTGGCGTTATTGGCATGCCGATTCCGGATGAGGTGATGATGACGTTTGTCGGTTATCTCGCCTCCATCTCGGTATTGAATTACTCCGTATCCATCGCCGTCAGTTTCGGTGGCGCATTTACCGGAGGGCTGCTCAGCTACATGATTGGCAAGAAGGCAGGCAGGCCGCTGTTCGATAAGTATGGCAAGTGGATTGGCGTGAATGCCAAACGATTTAGCAGGGTGGAGTCGTGGTTTCTGAAATATGGATATTGGTCAATCATCCTCGGTTACTTTATTCCGGGCATTCGACATCTGATGTGCTGTTTCTCAGGGATGAGCCGCATGGCAATTGGCAGATACGTAGTTGTATCAGGTATTGGTGCATTCGTTTGGTGTGTTGTCTTTATCTCGATTGGTTTTTATGTTGGTGTGTTAACTTAA
- a CDS encoding DUF420 domain-containing protein: MGKNNKGEPNIPSPTSNKNFAGIIITISILANVIILLLFFAPSIGYKGDVTFDITVLPRFNAVFNSFTFIFLLAALIAIIKRNVKLHKRFILAAFSTTLLFLVTYLTFHYLSPETSKYGGEGIIRSIYFFILITHSILAALIVPLALFTLVWGWTNQLKKHRKIARWTMPIWLYVSSTGVVVYLMMAPYY; this comes from the coding sequence TTGGGCAAAAATAACAAAGGGGAACCGAACATTCCATCCCCGACGAGCAATAAAAATTTCGCAGGCATCATTATTACGATTTCCATTCTTGCTAATGTCATTATTTTATTATTGTTCTTCGCACCGTCCATTGGTTACAAAGGTGATGTAACCTTTGATATTACGGTGTTGCCACGGTTTAATGCCGTGTTTAACAGCTTTACCTTCATCTTCCTGCTTGCAGCGCTTATTGCTATTATCAAGCGGAATGTGAAGCTGCACAAACGATTTATTCTTGCTGCATTTTCAACAACACTGTTATTCCTCGTGACCTATCTGACGTTTCATTACCTCTCACCAGAGACGTCCAAATACGGCGGCGAAGGCATCATTCGTTCCATCTATTTCTTCATTCTGATTACCCATAGTATACTGGCAGCCCTCATTGTTCCATTGGCGTTGTTCACACTTGTGTGGGGTTGGACGAATCAATTAAAGAAACACCGCAAAATTGCACGTTGGACTATGCCAATCTGGCTGTATGTAAGTTCTACAGGTGTTGTAGTATACCTGATGATGGCACCATATTATTAA
- a CDS encoding undecaprenyl-diphosphate phosphatase → MGIIEGLTEFLPVSSTGHMILTAHLLGLSEDNESVKTFEVVVQLGAVLAVVVLYWNKFIDMFRFTGGSRPYSRRLNLGHIFLAMVPAVVIGLVFRDWIKAHLFGPETVLYSLVIGGILMIVAERWSRKSERITTHDVDDISYKQAFAVGIFQILALWPGFSRSGSTISGGLFAGVSRVAAAEFTFLVSVPIMIGATGYDLYKSIDHLNGSDFPIFAIGFIAAFIVAMLAIKTFLSILKKLSLTVFAVYRFVLAAVFFIILM, encoded by the coding sequence ATGGGCATCATCGAAGGTTTGACTGAGTTTTTGCCCGTGTCCTCCACTGGACACATGATTCTGACTGCCCACTTGCTGGGTTTATCGGAGGACAACGAGTCAGTCAAAACGTTTGAGGTGGTTGTTCAACTCGGAGCTGTACTTGCTGTTGTTGTACTGTACTGGAACAAATTCATTGATATGTTCCGCTTCACTGGAGGTAGCAGACCTTACTCCCGCCGCCTCAATCTGGGACATATCTTCCTGGCGATGGTTCCTGCCGTAGTCATCGGACTTGTATTCCGCGACTGGATCAAAGCACATTTGTTTGGTCCGGAGACAGTGCTGTACAGCCTCGTTATAGGTGGTATATTGATGATCGTGGCCGAACGCTGGAGCCGTAAGAGTGAACGAATTACTACCCATGATGTCGATGATATTTCCTACAAACAGGCATTCGCGGTGGGTATATTTCAGATCTTGGCATTGTGGCCAGGCTTCTCCCGTTCCGGGTCAACGATCTCAGGCGGTCTCTTTGCAGGGGTAAGCCGTGTAGCCGCTGCGGAGTTCACATTCCTCGTGTCTGTGCCAATTATGATTGGTGCTACGGGATATGACCTGTACAAAAGTATCGATCACCTGAACGGCAGTGATTTCCCAATCTTTGCGATTGGATTCATCGCAGCTTTCATCGTCGCCATGCTAGCGATCAAGACGTTCCTGTCCATTTTGAAAAAATTGAGCCTGACCGTCTTTGCTGTGTATCGCTTCGTTTTGGCAGCCGTGTTCTTTATTATTTTGATGTAA
- a CDS encoding thioredoxin family protein, which produces MERIQSEQQYLDTINSDGFTVIKFDTTWCPDCKNLDRFIGDVIDQHTDKTFYALDAEKFQPFAEENGVRGIPSLLVFQNGKKIAHLHSKWAKTPAQISEYLETLESKV; this is translated from the coding sequence ATGGAAAGAATTCAAAGTGAACAGCAATATCTGGATACAATCAACTCTGATGGTTTTACCGTCATTAAATTTGATACAACATGGTGTCCGGACTGCAAAAACCTGGATCGTTTTATCGGGGATGTTATCGACCAACATACGGACAAAACCTTCTATGCCCTGGATGCAGAAAAGTTCCAGCCGTTTGCTGAAGAGAATGGTGTACGCGGTATTCCAAGCCTGCTCGTCTTCCAGAACGGCAAGAAAATCGCACATCTGCACAGCAAATGGGCTAAAACACCTGCTCAAATCTCCGAGTATCTGGAGACGCTTGAATCCAAAGTTTAA